CGCTGCCAGGCCGAAGCTTTCATACTCGGAAGGCAGCAGGAACAGATCACTGATAGACATCACGTCCTCCAGTTGCTCCTGTTTGCCAACGAAGCGGATATCGTCGCAAAGGCCCAGTTCCCGGCACATACATTCAATGGCCGGCCTGTCTGGCCCGTCGCCCACCAGCAGAAGCTTTGCCGGTATTGCCTCGCGCACCTTCGCGAACACCTTTACCACATCCGGCACCCGCTTTACTTTGCGGAAGTTGGAGACGTGGAGGAGAATCTTTTCCCCCTCCGGCGCAATGGCCTGCCGGAAATGCGGCAGTTCCCGGCGGCGGAAGCGGCTGGTATCCACGAAATTGTAGATCACCGATATCTCTTTTTCGATGTCGAACGATTTGTAGGTCTCCTCCCGCAGGTTGTTGGACACGGCCGTGATGGCATCCGATTCATTGATCGAAAATGCCACTACCGGCGCATAGGTCTTATCCCGGCCTACCAGCGTAATATCCGTGCCGTGTAATGTTGTGATGAACGGTATATGCTTTCCCTGCTTGGCAACGATCTGTTGTGCCAGGTAGGCAGTGGACGCATGGGGAATGGCATAATGCACATGCAGCAGGTCCAGTTTCTGGTTCAGTATAACATCTACCATGGTGCTGCTCAGCGCGCTCTCATATGGCGGGAAATCAAAGAGCGGATAAGTGGGCACCTGTACTTCATGATAATAAATATTGGCGTGAAACGCGTTTAAGCGAACGGGTTGCTGATAGGTGATGAAATGTACCATATGTCCCTTATCTGCCAGTGCCTTTCCCAGTTCCGTAGCCAGCACACCACTACCCCCGTAGGTAGGGTAGCAAACGATTCCTATGCGCATCCGTAAAGTGGATTTTGTGAGACGCTAAGGTAAGTAATTTACCCGCATGACGGTATTGCCCTCTGTCATCCCACCTTCATTTGGGGTTGAGTGGCAGATTGATTAGTTTAGCTCAAAATCTATATCGCTACATGAGAAAGCCGCTTTTAA
This genomic stretch from Chitinophaga sp. XS-30 harbors:
- the bshA gene encoding N-acetyl-alpha-D-glucosaminyl L-malate synthase BshA; translated protein: MRIGIVCYPTYGGSGVLATELGKALADKGHMVHFITYQQPVRLNAFHANIYYHEVQVPTYPLFDFPPYESALSSTMVDVILNQKLDLLHVHYAIPHASTAYLAQQIVAKQGKHIPFITTLHGTDITLVGRDKTYAPVVAFSINESDAITAVSNNLREETYKSFDIEKEISVIYNFVDTSRFRRRELPHFRQAIAPEGEKILLHVSNFRKVKRVPDVVKVFAKVREAIPAKLLLVGDGPDRPAIECMCRELGLCDDIRFVGKQEQLEDVMSISDLFLLPSEYESFGLAALEAMASEVPVLSSNAGGLPEINIDGQTGYSSAVGDVDTMAANAIRILQDEQLLARLRKGALNQALRFHIDNIIPQYEALYDMVLQQAQLHTAAVMQRKSTGAIK